The Helicobacter pylori genome includes a window with the following:
- a CDS encoding DNA cytosine methyltransferase — protein MNLLSLFAGAGGLDLGFEKAGFKIVVANEYDKNITPTYRLNHKNTQLLEKDIKDLQTSEINFSVDGIIGGPPCQSWSEAGNLKGIDDARGQLFYEYLRLLRELKPKFFLAENVRGMLAQRHETSVKNILNAFKECGYEVNTHLVNAKDYGVAQERLRVFYIGFRKDLKINYIFPKGSTHLKKLTLKDVIWDLKDSVVCALAKNKRNPKAINNHEYFIGSYSPIFMSRNRVKNWDEQAFTIQASGRQCQLHPQAPKMAKFGKNDCRFIENYQHLYRRLSVRECARIQGFDDDFYFVYENLNDAYKMIGNAVPVSLAKEIAVSIYKVLY, from the coding sequence TTGAATTTACTTTCATTATTTGCTGGAGCCGGAGGGCTAGATTTAGGCTTTGAGAAAGCAGGGTTTAAAATAGTTGTTGCAAATGAATATGATAAAAATATTACACCTACTTACAGACTAAATCATAAAAACACACAACTACTAGAAAAAGACATTAAAGATTTACAAACCAGTGAAATTAACTTTTCTGTTGATGGGATTATTGGCGGTCCGCCATGCCAGAGTTGGTCAGAGGCCGGGAATTTAAAAGGTATTGATGATGCTAGAGGGCAGTTATTTTATGAATATTTGCGCCTTTTAAGAGAGCTTAAGCCTAAATTTTTTTTAGCTGAAAATGTAAGGGGCATGCTCGCTCAACGCCACGAAACGAGTGTAAAAAATATCCTTAATGCTTTTAAAGAGTGCGGTTATGAAGTCAATACGCATTTAGTGAATGCTAAAGATTATGGAGTGGCACAAGAAAGGCTCAGGGTTTTTTATATTGGTTTTAGGAAAGATTTAAAAATCAATTATATTTTTCCTAAAGGTTCAACGCATTTAAAAAAACTCACTTTAAAAGATGTTATTTGGGATCTAAAAGATAGCGTGGTGTGCGCTTTAGCGAAAAACAAACGAAACCCTAAGGCCATTAACAATCATGAATATTTTATTGGTTCTTATTCGCCGATCTTTATGAGCAGAAATCGTGTAAAAAATTGGGACGAACAAGCCTTTACTATACAAGCATCAGGAAGGCAATGCCAACTACACCCACAAGCCCCAAAAATGGCTAAATTTGGCAAAAATGATTGCAGATTTATAGAAAATTACCAACATTTATACCGCCGTTTGAGCGTGCGGGAGTGCGCAAGGATTCAAGGTTTTGATGATGATTTTTATTTTGTTTATGAAAACCTTAACGACGCTTATAAAATGATAGGCAATGCTGTGCCTGTGAGTTTAGCTAAAGAAATTGCTGTAAGTATCTATAAGGTGTTGTATTGA
- a CDS encoding HaeIII family restriction endonuclease, translating into MSNKSNNQGRAYEYAWCLALEQKLSVLKKVIVDKQNGFNAANRAYESLEKSLQERYLESAKQGVLLLLDCEPLLSEIIGSLQNEITLSLQKDKLGEIGDIRDILIYFDRFCIGLSIKHNHEAIKHSRLSKDLDFGEKWLGVRVSQNYKDTIKPLFERLENAKKEGMLWRDFPNKEQEIYAPLLQAFKKEVLRIDENKENKVPQKMVEYLLGKYDFYKAILLEREQKTKLEAYHFNNTLNRSMKNKPKKIIPLSKLPTRMIYFDFKPKSFNTLELVLNEGWSFSLRIHNASSRVEPSLKFDIKLLSKPESVAVFIVGF; encoded by the coding sequence TTGAGCAATAAAAGCAATAATCAAGGTAGAGCATATGAATACGCATGGTGTTTAGCTTTAGAGCAAAAATTAAGCGTTTTAAAAAAGGTTATAGTGGATAAACAAAATGGTTTTAACGCAGCTAATAGAGCTTATGAAAGTTTAGAAAAATCCCTACAAGAGCGTTATTTAGAAAGCGCTAAACAAGGCGTATTGCTTTTATTAGATTGTGAGCCATTATTAAGCGAAATCATAGGGAGTTTGCAAAATGAAATTACCCTATCGTTGCAAAAAGACAAACTTGGTGAAATAGGTGATATCCGGGATATTTTAATTTATTTTGATAGATTTTGCATAGGATTAAGCATCAAACATAACCATGAAGCAATAAAGCATTCTAGGCTTTCTAAAGACTTGGATTTTGGAGAAAAATGGCTAGGCGTTAGAGTGTCTCAAAATTACAAAGACACTATAAAACCACTCTTTGAAAGACTAGAAAACGCCAAAAAAGAAGGCATGTTATGGAGGGATTTCCCTAATAAAGAACAAGAAATTTATGCCCCATTATTACAAGCTTTTAAAAAAGAGGTTTTAAGAATTGATGAAAATAAGGAAAATAAAGTCCCTCAAAAAATGGTGGAGTATTTGCTAGGCAAATACGATTTTTACAAAGCGATTTTGTTAGAAAGAGAACAAAAAACTAAATTAGAGGCATACCATTTTAATAATACTCTTAATCGCAGCATGAAAAATAAGCCTAAAAAAATTATCCCTTTAAGCAAATTGCCTACTAGAATGATTTATTTTGATTTCAAACCCAAAAGTTTCAATACATTAGAGTTAGTTTTAAATGAAGGGTGGTCATTTTCATTACGCATCCATAATGCAAGCTCTAGGGTGGAACCAAGCTTGAAATTTGATATAAAATTGCTTTCAAAACCTGAGAGTGTTGCAGTTTTTATAGTAGGGTTTTAG
- a CDS encoding phosphatase PAP2 family protein, whose protein sequence is MVFDRTISAREKKVAKTLGIIGIVFFILFGIVISGVAFQKEWVQALDAFFIDLIRNPAPIQGSAWLSFVFFSTWFAQSKLTTPIALLIGLWFGFQKRIALGVWFFFSILLGEFTLKSLKLLVARPRPVTNGELVFAHGFSFPSGHALASALFYGSLALLLCYSNANARIKTIIAVVLLFWIFLMSYDRVYLGVHYPSDVLGGFLLGIAWSCCSLALYLGFLKRPYKAA, encoded by the coding sequence ATGGTATTTGACAGAACGATAAGCGCAAGAGAAAAAAAAGTAGCTAAAACGCTTGGGATTATTGGGATTGTCTTTTTTATTTTGTTTGGCATCGTGATAAGCGGGGTGGCTTTTCAAAAAGAGTGGGTGCAAGCGTTAGACGCATTTTTTATAGACTTGATCCGTAACCCTGCCCCCATTCAAGGGAGCGCGTGGCTTTCTTTCGTGTTTTTTAGCACATGGTTTGCGCAAAGCAAGCTCACCACTCCTATAGCCTTACTCATTGGCTTGTGGTTTGGGTTTCAAAAACGCATCGCTTTGGGGGTGTGGTTTTTCTTTAGCATCTTATTAGGTGAATTCACCTTAAAATCCCTTAAGCTTTTAGTGGCGCGCCCACGGCCTGTAACCAATGGTGAATTGGTTTTTGCGCATGGCTTTAGTTTCCCTAGCGGGCATGCTTTGGCTTCAGCACTTTTTTACGGCTCTTTGGCGTTGTTGTTATGCTATTCTAACGCAAATGCTCGCATTAAAACGATTATTGCTGTGGTTTTACTTTTTTGGATTTTTTTAATGTCGTATGATAGGGTTTATTTAGGGGTGCATTACCCTAGCGATGTTTTAGGAGGGTTTTTATTAGGGATTGCTTGGTCGTGCTGCTCTTTAGCGCTTTATTTGGGGTTTTTGAAACGCCCTTATAAAGCCGCTTAA
- a CDS encoding COG2958 family protein: protein MKPQDIEIIQSVLEITGPIKVTEIYDKAKELFEKGEITNMFDYGGETPHQSVSAYIYTALSKGEKLPFLKVQEKPTLIALKGAAKEPVLNTQKPSAPSVKIVHERNLHPFLTYMACHNENLKCYTKTIFHEESSKSPKGMDRWLYPDMVGVRFLHAELSNENLIAFSKKFDTLPVKLVSFELKREISVHNCRECYFQAISNSSWANEGYLVGCHIDTHNPQLMDLLKRLHASFGIGVIDLRTDEDKSAILLNAKYKEKIDYTVASELSAKNEKFSGFLKSVVDYDPNHQHRYKDEFDEVKKKEELYPNPSLSF, encoded by the coding sequence ATGAAACCGCAAGATATTGAAATCATTCAAAGCGTTTTAGAAATTACAGGGCCTATTAAGGTTACTGAGATTTATGATAAAGCCAAAGAGCTTTTTGAAAAAGGCGAGATTACAAACATGTTTGATTATGGGGGCGAGACCCCACACCAGAGCGTTAGCGCTTATATTTATACAGCCTTAAGCAAGGGCGAAAAACTGCCTTTTTTGAAAGTGCAAGAAAAACCAACCTTAATCGCTTTAAAAGGCGCGGCTAAAGAGCCGGTTTTGAATACTCAAAAGCCAAGCGCTCCAAGCGTTAAAATCGTGCATGAAAGAAATTTGCACCCTTTTTTAACTTACATGGCTTGCCACAATGAAAATTTGAAATGCTACACGAAAACCATTTTTCACGAAGAGAGTTCAAAATCGCCAAAAGGCATGGACAGGTGGCTTTATCCGGACATGGTGGGGGTTAGGTTTTTGCACGCTGAATTGTCTAATGAAAATTTAATCGCTTTTTCTAAGAAATTTGACACTTTACCCGTTAAACTGGTGAGCTTTGAATTGAAAAGAGAAATCAGCGTGCATAATTGCAGGGAGTGTTATTTTCAAGCGATTTCTAACAGCTCGTGGGCTAATGAGGGGTATTTGGTGGGCTGTCATATTGATACGCACAATCCCCAACTCATGGATTTGTTGAAGCGTTTGCATGCGAGTTTTGGGATTGGCGTGATTGATTTAAGAACTGATGAGGATAAAAGCGCTATTTTATTGAACGCTAAATACAAAGAAAAGATTGATTACACCGTGGCTTCAGAGCTTAGCGCGAAAAATGAAAAATTCAGCGGTTTCTTAAAGAGCGTTGTGGATTATGATCCAAACCACCAACACCGCTATAAAGATGAATTTGATGAGGTTAAAAAGAAAGAGGAGTTATACCCTAACCCATCGCTTTCTTTTTAA
- a CDS encoding ABC-F family ATP-binding cassette domain-containing protein: protein MLQTINLTQRYATKKLFENVNIKLDKNKRYGLIGANGAGKSTFLKILSKSIDCSSGEVIITSGMRMGVLGQDQYAFEDLSLKDAVLIGNKRLYDAIKEKERLYIESDLSDDKVNARLGELETICVEEDPMYECEVVIEKILEDLGIPSSRHNDLMKTLPSSDKFKILLAQVLFPKPDILLLDEPTNNLDLNAIEWLENNLKRHEGTMVVISHDRHFLNAVCTHILDLDFHSVREFSGNYDDWYIASTLMIKQQEAERNKKLKEKEELEKFIARFSANASKAKQATSRQKQLDKLDIQNLAVSSRRDPSIIFKPKRTIGNEALECENISKSYDGQIVLNQVSLKVMPKDKIALIGPNGVGKSTLCKILVEELKPDTGVVKWGATVSKGYFPQNVSEEISGEETLYQWLFNFNKKIESAEVRNALGRMLFNGEEQEKCVNALSGGEKHRMVLSKLMLEGGNFLVLDEPTNHLDLEAIIALGEALFKFDGALICISHDRELIDAYANRIIELVPSPKGASIIDFKGSYEEYLASKK, encoded by the coding sequence ATGCTGCAAACCATCAACTTAACGCAACGCTATGCGACTAAAAAATTGTTTGAGAATGTGAATATCAAGCTGGATAAAAACAAGCGCTACGGGCTGATTGGGGCTAATGGGGCAGGAAAATCCACTTTTTTAAAGATTTTAAGCAAGAGCATTGATTGTAGCAGTGGGGAAGTCATCATCACAAGCGGCATGAGAATGGGGGTTTTAGGGCAGGATCAATACGCTTTTGAAGATTTGAGCCTTAAAGATGCGGTTTTGATAGGCAATAAGCGTTTGTATGACGCCATCAAAGAAAAAGAGCGCTTATACATTGAAAGCGATTTGAGCGATGATAAAGTGAATGCCAGATTAGGGGAGTTAGAAACCATTTGCGTAGAAGAAGATCCCATGTATGAATGCGAAGTGGTGATTGAAAAAATCCTAGAAGATTTAGGCATTCCTAGCTCTAGGCACAACGATTTGATGAAAACCTTGCCAAGCAGCGATAAATTTAAAATCCTTCTCGCTCAAGTTTTGTTCCCTAAACCGGATATTTTGCTTTTAGATGAGCCGACCAACAATCTGGATTTAAACGCCATTGAATGGCTAGAAAACAACCTCAAACGCCATGAAGGCACGATGGTAGTCATCAGCCATGACAGGCATTTTTTGAATGCGGTATGCACGCATATTTTAGATTTGGATTTTCACAGCGTGCGCGAATTTAGCGGGAATTATGACGATTGGTATATCGCTTCTACTTTGATGATTAAACAGCAAGAGGCCGAACGCAATAAAAAGCTCAAAGAAAAAGAAGAGCTAGAAAAATTCATCGCTCGTTTTAGCGCTAACGCTTCTAAAGCCAAGCAAGCCACCAGCCGCCAAAAACAACTGGATAAATTAGACATTCAAAATTTAGCGGTATCTAGCAGGAGGGATCCTAGCATTATTTTCAAACCCAAACGCACCATCGGTAATGAAGCTTTAGAATGCGAAAACATCTCTAAAAGTTATGATGGGCAAATCGTTTTAAATCAAGTGAGCTTGAAAGTGATGCCTAAAGACAAGATCGCCCTCATAGGGCCAAACGGCGTGGGTAAATCCACGCTTTGTAAAATTTTAGTAGAAGAGTTAAAGCCAGATACAGGCGTAGTGAAATGGGGAGCGACCGTTTCAAAAGGCTATTTCCCTCAAAATGTGAGCGAAGAAATCAGCGGGGAAGAGACCTTGTATCAATGGCTTTTTAATTTCAATAAAAAGATTGAAAGCGCTGAGGTTAGGAACGCTTTAGGGAGGATGCTTTTTAATGGCGAAGAACAAGAAAAATGCGTGAACGCTTTAAGCGGGGGCGAAAAACACCGAATGGTTTTATCCAAGCTCATGCTAGAGGGGGGGAATTTCTTAGTCTTAGATGAGCCAACTAACCATTTGGATTTAGAAGCGATTATCGCACTAGGCGAAGCGCTCTTTAAATTTGATGGGGCGCTGATTTGCATAAGCCATGACAGAGAGCTCATTGATGCGTATGCTAATCGGATCATTGAATTAGTCCCAAGCCCTAAAGGCGCTTCAATCATTGATTTTAAAGGCAGTTATGAAGAGTATTTAGCGAGTAAAAAATGA
- the guaC gene encoding GMP reductase yields the protein MKIFDYEDIQLIPNKCIVNSRSECDTTVTLGKHAFKMPVVPANMQTIINDSIAEFLAENSYFYIMHRFDGATRIPFVKKMKERQWISSISVGVKKEEYLFIEELAKQKLAPDYITIDIAHGHSNSVIEMIQHIKTHLPETFVIAGNVGTPEAVRELENAGADATKVGIGPGKVCITKIKTGFGTGGWQLAALRWCAKAARKPIIADGGIRTHGDIAKSIRFGATMVMIGSLFAGHEESSGETKIENGIAYKEYFGSASEFQKGEKKNIEGKKIWIQHKGSLKDTLIEMHQDLQSSISYAGGRDLEAIRKVDYVIVKNSIFNGDAI from the coding sequence TTGAAAATATTTGATTACGAAGACATCCAGCTCATTCCTAATAAATGCATTGTGAATAGCCGTTCAGAGTGTGATACGACCGTTACCTTAGGCAAACACGCATTTAAAATGCCCGTAGTTCCAGCAAACATGCAAACAATCATCAACGACTCGATCGCAGAATTTCTAGCGGAAAATAGCTATTTCTACATCATGCACCGTTTTGATGGAGCAACAAGAATCCCGTTTGTCAAAAAAATGAAGGAACGCCAATGGATCAGCTCCATCAGCGTTGGGGTGAAAAAGGAAGAATATCTTTTTATAGAAGAGTTGGCCAAACAAAAATTAGCACCAGATTATATCACGATCGATATTGCACATGGCCATTCAAATTCTGTCATTGAAATGATCCAACACATCAAAACGCATTTGCCAGAAACTTTTGTGATTGCCGGGAATGTTGGCACACCAGAAGCAGTCCGTGAATTAGAGAACGCCGGTGCTGACGCTACAAAAGTTGGCATCGGGCCTGGAAAAGTGTGTATCACTAAAATCAAAACAGGCTTTGGCACGGGTGGTTGGCAACTAGCGGCCCTTAGATGGTGTGCTAAAGCAGCAAGAAAACCGATTATTGCAGATGGTGGCATCCGCACGCATGGCGATATTGCGAAATCAATACGCTTTGGCGCGACAATGGTCATGATTGGCTCGCTTTTTGCAGGGCATGAAGAATCATCTGGAGAAACAAAAATAGAAAATGGTATCGCATATAAAGAATATTTCGGTTCAGCTTCAGAGTTCCAAAAAGGTGAAAAGAAAAATATTGAAGGTAAGAAAATTTGGATCCAGCATAAAGGATCATTAAAAGATACGCTGATTGAAATGCATCAAGATTTGCAATCTTCAATTTCTTATGCAGGCGGAAGAGACCTTGAAGCGATTCGAAAAGTTGATTATGTTATTGTAAAAAATTCAATTTTCAACGGGGACGCAATCTAA
- the gmhA gene encoding D-sedoheptulose 7-phosphate isomerase, producing the protein MIDGLIKKEFLAHKEALEKSLENLQEALKQSVHLLIETLENQGKILICGNGGSASDAQHFAAELTGRYKLERKGLSALSLSTDTSALTAIANDYGYEEVFARQVEALGVKNDVLIGISTSGNSKNVLKAYEKAKDLGMKTLSLAGRDGGKMKPLSDVALIVPSDDTPRIQEMHILMIHILCDCIERHFARKN; encoded by the coding sequence ATGATTGATGGTTTAATTAAAAAAGAATTTTTAGCCCATAAGGAAGCGTTAGAAAAAAGTTTAGAGAATTTGCAAGAAGCGTTAAAACAAAGCGTTCATCTTTTGATAGAAACTTTAGAAAATCAAGGGAAAATCCTTATTTGCGGTAACGGGGGGAGCGCTAGCGATGCGCAACATTTTGCCGCTGAATTGACTGGGCGCTATAAATTGGAAAGGAAAGGCTTGAGCGCCTTAAGTTTAAGCACGGATACCTCAGCTCTTACCGCCATTGCGAACGATTATGGTTATGAAGAAGTGTTTGCCAGACAAGTGGAAGCGTTGGGGGTAAAAAACGATGTTTTGATAGGGATTTCTACAAGCGGTAATTCCAAAAATGTCCTGAAAGCTTATGAAAAAGCTAAAGATTTAGGGATGAAAACGCTTAGTTTAGCGGGGCGTGATGGGGGGAAAATGAAGCCTTTAAGCGATGTCGCTTTGATTGTCCCTAGCGATGATACCCCACGGATCCAAGAAATGCACATTCTTATGATCCACATCTTATGCGATTGCATTGAAAGGCATTTCGCTCGTAAAAATTAA
- the rfaE1 gene encoding D-glycero-beta-D-manno-heptose-7-phosphate kinase, with protein sequence MKKILVVGDLIADYYLWGKSERLSPEAPVPVLEVKKESKNLGGAANVANNLTSLKAKVFLCGVVGDDLEGKHFISALKTRGIDTSGVLIDKTRCTTLKTRIIAQNQQIVRVDKEIKDPLNADLRKKLLDFFTEKIKEIDGVILSDYNKGVLDFELTQKMIALANKHHKLILCDPKGKDYSKYSHASLITPNRAELEQALHLKLDSHANLSKALQILKETYQIAMPLVTLSEQGIAFLEKGELVNCPTIAKEVYDVTGAGDTVIASLTLSLLESKSLKDACEFANAAAAVVVGKMGSALASLEEIALILNQTHPKILSLEKLLETLDQQKIVFTNGCFDLLHKGHASYLQKAKALGDILIVGLNSDASIKRLKGDKRPIVSEKDRAFLLASLSCVDYVVVFEEDTPIKLIQALRPDILVKGADYLNQEVVGSEFAKETRLMEFEEGYSTSAIIEKIKRTCND encoded by the coding sequence ATGAAAAAAATCCTAGTCGTAGGCGATCTGATCGCTGATTATTACCTGTGGGGGAAGAGCGAAAGGCTTTCGCCTGAAGCCCCTGTGCCTGTTTTAGAAGTCAAAAAAGAAAGCAAGAATTTAGGCGGAGCGGCCAATGTGGCTAATAACCTTACCTCTTTAAAAGCTAAAGTTTTTTTATGTGGGGTAGTGGGCGATGATTTAGAGGGCAAGCATTTCATTAGCGCTTTAAAAACAAGAGGGATTGACACTTCAGGCGTCTTAATAGATAAAACCCGTTGCACCACGCTTAAAACGCGCATCATCGCGCAAAACCAGCAAATCGTGCGCGTGGATAAGGAAATCAAAGACCCCTTAAACGCTGATTTAAGAAAAAAACTTTTAGATTTTTTCACAGAAAAAATTAAAGAAATAGATGGCGTTATCCTTTCAGATTACAATAAGGGCGTGTTGGATTTTGAACTCACTCAAAAAATGATCGCTCTAGCCAACAAACACCACAAGCTCATTTTATGCGACCCTAAAGGAAAGGATTATAGCAAATATTCCCATGCGAGTTTGATCACGCCTAATCGCGCTGAATTAGAGCAAGCGCTCCATTTGAAATTAGACAGCCATGCGAATTTATCAAAAGCGCTCCAAATCTTAAAAGAAACTTATCAAATCGCTATGCCTTTAGTAACCTTGAGCGAACAAGGCATCGCTTTTTTAGAAAAAGGCGAGTTAGTCAATTGCCCCACTATCGCTAAAGAAGTTTATGATGTAACGGGGGCAGGCGATACGGTGATCGCGTCTTTAACGCTTTCTTTATTAGAATCAAAGAGCCTAAAAGATGCTTGCGAGTTTGCCAATGCGGCTGCGGCGGTGGTGGTGGGTAAAATGGGGAGCGCGTTAGCGAGTTTAGAAGAAATCGCTTTGATTTTAAACCAAACGCACCCTAAAATCCTTTCTTTAGAAAAGCTGTTAGAAACTTTAGATCAGCAAAAAATCGTTTTCACCAATGGCTGTTTTGACCTCCTCCATAAAGGGCATGCGAGTTATTTGCAAAAGGCTAAAGCTTTAGGGGATATTCTCATTGTGGGGTTAAATAGCGACGCTTCTATTAAAAGGCTTAAGGGGGATAAACGCCCCATAGTGAGCGAAAAAGACAGAGCGTTTCTTTTGGCGAGTTTGTCTTGCGTGGATTATGTCGTGGTGTTTGAAGAAGACACACCAATCAAATTGATTCAAGCCCTAAGGCCTGATATTTTAGTCAAGGGAGCGGACTATCTCAATCAAGAAGTCGTAGGGAGCGAGTTTGCTAAAGAAACCCGCTTGATGGAGTTTGAAGAAGGTTATTCCACGAGCGCTATCATAGAAAAAATTAAAAGGACATGCAATGATTGA
- the rfaD gene encoding ADP-glyceromanno-heptose 6-epimerase, which translates to MRYIDDELENQTILITGGAGFVGSNLAFYFQENHPKAKVIILDKFRSNTLFNNNRPSSLGHFKNLIGFKGEVIVADINNPLDLRRLEKLHFDYLFHQAAVSDTTMLDQELVMKTNYQAFLNLLEIARSKKAKVVYASSAGVYGNTKAPNVVGSNESPENVYGFSKLCMDELVLSHSNDNIQVGLRYFNVYGPREFYKEKTASMILQLALGVMAFKEVKLFEFGEQLRDFVYIEDVIQANVKAMKAQKSGVYNVGYSQARSYNEIVSILKEHLGDFKVTYIKNPYCFFQKHTQAHIEPAILDLDYTPLYDLESGIKDYLPHIHAVFKEQHA; encoded by the coding sequence ATGCGTTATATTGATGATGAATTAGAAAATCAAACCATTTTAATCACCGGTGGGGCTGGCTTTGTGGGTAGTAATTTAGCCTTTTATTTTCAAGAGAACCACCCTAAAGCTAAAGTAATCATTTTAGATAAGTTTCGCAGTAACACGCTCTTTAATAATAACCGCCCCAGTTCTTTAGGGCATTTTAAGAATTTAATCGGTTTTAAGGGTGAGGTGATTGTAGCTGATATTAATAACCCCTTAGATTTAAGGCGTTTAGAAAAATTGCATTTTGATTATTTGTTCCACCAAGCCGCTGTTTCTGATACGACCATGCTGGATCAAGAATTAGTGATGAAAACCAATTATCAGGCTTTTTTAAACCTTTTAGAAATCGCTCGCTCAAAAAAGGCTAAAGTGGTTTACGCTTCTTCAGCGGGCGTTTATGGCAACACCAAAGCCCCCAATGTGGTAGGCTCAAACGAAAGCCCTGAAAACGTTTATGGCTTTTCCAAGCTTTGCATGGACGAATTGGTCCTCTCCCATTCAAATGACAATATTCAAGTGGGCTTAAGGTATTTTAATGTCTATGGGCCTAGGGAATTTTATAAAGAGAAAACCGCTTCTATGATCTTGCAACTCGCCTTAGGCGTAATGGCGTTTAAGGAAGTCAAACTTTTTGAATTTGGCGAGCAATTAAGGGATTTTGTCTATATTGAAGATGTGATCCAAGCGAATGTGAAAGCGATGAAGGCTCAAAAAAGCGGGGTTTATAATGTGGGTTATTCCCAAGCCAGAAGTTATAATGAAATCGTTAGCATTTTAAAAGAGCATTTAGGGGATTTTAAAGTAACTTATATCAAAAACCCTTACTGCTTCTTCCAAAAGCACACCCAAGCACACATTGAACCTGCTATTTTGGATTTGGATTACACCCCTTTATACGATTTAGAAAGCGGTATTAAAGATTATTTGCCCCATATCCATGCGGTTTTTAAAGAACAGCACGCATGA
- the gmhB gene encoding D-glycero-beta-D-manno-heptose 1,7-bisphosphate 7-phosphatase: MNTNKALFLDRDGIINIDKGYVSQKKDFEFQKGIFELLNHAKSLGYKLLLITNQSGINRGYYTLKDFEQLTEYLQESLLKELGFNLDGIYFCRHAPEENCACRKPKPSLILQAAKEHQICLEQSFMIGDKESDMLAGLNAKVKINLLLATNFVKTSHSWIQCKDLKEMINWIK; the protein is encoded by the coding sequence ATGAACACTAACAAAGCCCTTTTTTTGGACAGAGACGGCATTATCAATATTGATAAAGGCTATGTGAGTCAAAAAAAAGATTTTGAGTTTCAAAAAGGGATTTTTGAATTACTAAACCATGCGAAATCTTTAGGCTACAAACTGCTTTTAATCACCAACCAATCTGGGATCAACCGGGGCTATTACACCCTTAAAGATTTTGAACAACTCACCGAATACCTCCAAGAAAGCTTGCTCAAAGAATTAGGTTTTAATTTGGATGGCATCTATTTTTGCAGGCACGCCCCAGAAGAAAATTGCGCTTGCAGGAAGCCAAAGCCCTCTTTGATTTTGCAAGCCGCTAAAGAGCATCAAATTTGCTTGGAGCAATCTTTTATGATAGGCGATAAGGAGAGTGACATGTTAGCCGGCTTGAACGCTAAAGTTAAAATAAACCTTTTATTGGCCACAAATTTTGTAAAAACTTCTCATTCTTGGATACAATGTAAAGATCTTAAAGAGATGATCAATTGGATTAAATAA
- a CDS encoding sulfite exporter TauE/SafE family protein: MQMMQNLSFLGMFLAALSMSLGHCVGMCGGIVSAFSQIRFSKVTSFSYQLTCHALYNLGRISTYMLLGAIVAGLGHSLSVSMGFRGVLLMSMGVVLILLALLGAKVEKLSFQIPFISFLMKKTLQSQNILGLYFLGVLNGFLPCMMVYSFLASVILSHSAFMGAMLGLSFGLGTSVPLFLMGVFLSKISISYRKFFNLLSKGLMGVFGLYVLYMGIMLINHKMSHVMHHQNNTTQHDHKETHSHEH; this comes from the coding sequence ATGCAAATGATGCAGAATTTGAGTTTTTTGGGCATGTTTTTAGCCGCTTTGAGCATGTCTTTAGGGCATTGTGTGGGCATGTGTGGGGGGATTGTGAGCGCGTTTAGTCAAATAAGATTTTCTAAAGTTACGAGCTTTTCTTACCAGCTCACTTGCCATGCCCTTTATAATTTAGGGAGGATCAGCACCTACATGCTTTTAGGGGCTATAGTGGCAGGTTTAGGGCATAGTCTTAGTGTGAGCATGGGTTTTAGGGGTGTTTTATTGATGAGTATGGGAGTTGTTTTAATCCTTTTAGCGCTCTTGGGAGCTAAAGTGGAAAAATTAAGCTTTCAAATCCCTTTCATCTCTTTTTTGATGAAAAAAACCTTGCAATCTCAAAACATTCTAGGGCTGTATTTTTTAGGCGTGCTGAACGGGTTTTTACCTTGCATGATGGTGTATTCGTTTTTAGCGAGCGTGATTCTCAGTCATAGCGCGTTTATGGGAGCGATGCTAGGCCTTTCTTTTGGGCTTGGCACCAGCGTGCCGTTGTTTTTAATGGGGGTTTTTTTAAGCAAAATTTCCATTTCTTACAGGAAATTTTTCAATCTTTTGTCTAAAGGTTTAATGGGGGTTTTTGGGCTTTATGTCCTTTATATGGGGATCATGCTCATTAACCACAAAATGTCTCATGTGATGCATCATCAAAACAACACCACTCAGCATGATCATAAGGAAACGCATTCGCATGAACACTAA